DNA sequence from the Streptomyces cinnabarinus genome:
GCAACACCTTCAGCCGGCCGACCTGCTTGCGGTAGTCGTAGATCCCCTCCCCCCGAATGGTGACGCGGGTCCCACCAGCGGCCATCTCCATGGAGGTATGGGCCTTGGAACTACGGGCCCGGACGAGCTCGGCAGCGGCCCCCCGCACCACGTCGGCCCCCTCCCCTCCATGAACGCCCCCGCCCTGGGCACCCCCACACCCGCCGACCCCCACACACGCCACGACCCCGGCGGCGACAACCGCCCCCCTCCGCCTGTACTGCCGCTCCGTCATCGCCTGCCTACCCCCCAGCCGGTACGTCCGTCACGGGCCCCCATCGATCCCCTTAACGACGACTGGCCACCCCCGTAACGCACGCCACCACCCGCGGAAACCTTTGCTTCCCCTTGGGTACGGTTACTTCCGTGGCACAAGACCAGGTCCAGCCCGCACCCCCGCCCTCCCCTCCCCACCGCACAGCCACAACCGACCAGGGCCCCTTCTGCACAGCCCACTGCACCTGCGGCTGGCGAGGCCCGGCAAGAAGAGCAAGAAGCCAGGCAAGAAGAGACGCAGAGACCCACACAGAGCCCTGAACCGATCCGGGCCGGCCCACATCCCCCTCGCGGCGAGGCACCCCAGCCCTTCCAGCCCGTCCGGCGTTTGAGGACGAGGCCCGTTCAGGGCCGACAGCGGGGGTCTGGGGGCGCAGCCTCCAGGGATGGGACGGGTAGGGGCGGCGGGGGCGAGAAAAGAATGGTGCGGAGGTTGCATGGAACCCGCATCGCCACCGCCCCGTCTCGTTCCACGTAACCCACGGGAGGCGACATGGAACGGCGTACCTTCATGGCCGGCGGCGCAGCCGTGCTCACGGCGGCCACCACCGCCGCCTGCTCAGGCACAGGCACCGGCACAGGCGCCAAGGACAGGGCAGGCACCCGCACCACCGGCCCCGCCCCCAACCCAGCCCTCCGCACCACCGCCGCCTCCGCCCCCGCCCCCGCCACTTGGTCCGCCCTCGCCCAAGACCTGGACGGCCCCCTCATCCGCCCCGGCGACACCGCCTGGCCCAGCGCCCACCAGCTCTACAACACCCGCTTCGACACCCTGAAGCCCACAGCCGTCGCCTACGTCGCCCACCCGGACGACATCCGCACCACCCTGGCCTACGCCCGCGCCCACAACCTCCGCGTAGCGATCCGCAACGGCGGCCACTCCTACGCCGGCTGGTCCTCCGGCAACGGCCGCCTGATCATCGACGTCTCCAAGCTCAACCGCATCCGCACAGCCTCCGGCACAGCCGTCATCGGCGCGGGCGCCAAACTCATCGACGTCTACCGAGGACTCGCCGCGAAGGGCGTCACCATCCCCGCCGGCTCCTGCCCCACCGTGGGCGTCTCCGGCCTCACCCTCGGCGGCGGCCACGGCGTCGTCTCCAGGGCCTACGGCCTGACCTGCGACAGCCTCACCCAAGCCACGATCATCACGGCGGACGGAAAGCAACTCACCACCAACGCCACCAAGAACAAGGACCTCTTCTGGGCCCTGCGAGGCGCCGGCAACGGCAACTTCGGCATCGTCACCGAACTCCAGTTCAAGACCCACCCGGCCCCGCAGGCCGTGACGGCGTACATGTCCTGGCCCTGGTCGAAGGCCGCCGCCGTACTGAAGGCATGGCAGGAATGGGGCCCGACCCAGCCCGACGAGATCTGGTCGTCGTTCCACCTCGCGAACGCGACCGGCGGCACCCCCACCGTCTCCGTCGCCGCCTTCTCCCTCGGCACCTACGGCGAACTCCAGAACGCCGTGGACCGCCTCGCCGACCGCATCGGCGCCCCCGCGACCAGCGTCTCGCTGCGCCGCCGCTCCTACGAGGAGTCGATGGAGCTGTACGCCGGCTGCTCCTCCTTCACCACCGACGCCCAGTGCCACCTCCCCGGCAGCACCCCGGGCCGCTCCCCGCAGGGCGCCCTGAACCGCGAGACGTACGCCGCGAAGTCGGACTTCTTCGACCGTTCGATCTCCGCGGCGGGCATCCAGACCCTGCTCGCCAAGATGAAGTCGGTCCGCGGCGGCTCCGGCAGCATCGCGCTCACCGCACTCGGCGGCGCCGTCAACCGCGTCGACCCCACGGCGACCGCGTTCGTGCACCGCCGCTCGCGCATGCTGGCCCAGTACATCGCCGCCTGGCGGGCTGGCACGAGCGGCACCACGGCCCAGTCGTGGCTGACCGAGGCCCACACGGCGATGAAGCCGTACGCCTCGGGCGCGGCCTACCAGAACTACACGGACCCGGCCCTGAAGGACTGGCGCCAGGCGTACTACGGCGACGCCGCGCCCCGCCTGGCCCGGCTGAAGAAGCAGTACGACCCGAAGGGCTTCTTCACGTTCCCGCAGGCGCTGTGAACCCCGGCCCGCCGAAACGGCTAGGCCGCCAGATCCCGTTCCTCCGCCCCGGCGTTCTCCTTGCGCGCCCCGGGAACGACGGCGCCCTGCCCGTCGTACGACGACTCCTTCAGGGACCGCACCAGCCACCCGGCCCGCGGCGACCGCTCGACCGCCTTCATGACGGGCGTCAGCAGCGCCGAGGCGACCGGCGAGAGCAGCAGGGTGACGGCCGTGCCGAGCGCGAACCCGCCGACGACATCGGTCGGATAGTGCACGCCCATGTAAATGCGGCAGAAGCCCTCGAGCAGCGCGAGCCCGATCCCGAGCAGCCCGAACTTCCGGTTGGCGACGAAGAGCCCGACGCCCATGGCCATGGTGATCGTCGCGTGATCGCTCACGAAGGAGAAGTCGGTCTTGCCGGAGACCAGGACTTCAAGACCTTGATGGTCGAGGAACGGACGGGGCCGCTCCACAAAGCCCCGTATCGGCACGTTCACGAGTACGGCAAGAGCGGCGGCGAGCGGTGCCCACACCAGCGCGGCGACGGACGAGGCGGCGTCCTCCCCGCCCTTGCGCCGCACGGACCACCAGCACCACACCACGACCAGGACCATGGCGACCAGCAGCCCGTACTCACCGACGAACTCCATGACCCGGTCGAACCACTCGGGCGCGTCCTTGGCCAGGCCATTGATGTCGTAAAGCAGCTCGACGTCGGGGTTCGACCCGGATGCGGCGAGTCCAGCCATGATGCTGCGGCCCCTTCGTCGTCTCTCTCCGGCACGCCAATCTCGCGCGCCGCTGTGCCACCCCCGTGGTCGTAGATCCGCGCTCGGCTACGTCAGTACGTCAACAGGAACGCACGACCCCCGTTGATACGTTCCACCCTCCACGGAATGATCACTCAGACGTTATCGAAGAGAGATAGATCGCCGCAGCTCAGGGGGTAGGCGCACGAGGCTTCTAAACCTCGGTGGGGAGCGCTTTCGCGCCATCCTCGGTGACCCGGGTGGCCCCGAAGTAGTCGGGGGTGTCGATCGGGTCGAACCGGATCACAGCACCCGTTCTCGGGGCATCGATCATGTACCCGCCACCGACATAAATCCCCACATGCCGGATGGCCCGGGAGTTGGTGAGGTCGTCCGAGAAGAACACCAGATCCCCGGGAAGCAGTTCGTCCCTGGCCGGATGCGGCCCCGCGTTGTACTGATCATTGGCCACCCGAGGCAGCGTGACCCCGACGCTCTCGTACGCGGCCTTGGTCAACCCGGAACAGTCGAACCGCCCACCATCCTCGGCGGTCCCGTCCCCGCCCCACAGATACAGCGTGCCGAGCTTCTTCTGCGCGTAGGCGATGGCCCCCGCGGCCTGCTCCGAGGGATCGACCCGCCCGACGGGCGCGGCGAAGCTCTGCTCCAGCGTCGTGATGGTCTTCACGTAGTTCTGGGTCTCGCTGTACGGCGGCACGCCCCCGTACTTGATGACCGCGTACGCCCCGGCGTTGTAGGCGGCGAGCATGTTCTTCGTCGCGTCGCCCGGCACGTCCTTGACGTAGGAGGCAAGTTCGCAGTCGTACGACGCGGCGGACGGAATGGCGTCCTGCGGATCCCAGACATCCCGGTCCCCGTCACCGTCACCGTCGATGCCGTGCGTGGCCCACGTCCCGGGAATGAACTGCGCTATCCCCTGCGCGGCCGCCGGACTCTGGGCCTTGGGATTGAAGCCGCTCTCCTGATAGAGCTGGGCGGCGAGCAGCGCGGGATTGATGGCCGGGCAGAGATTCCCCCACTTCTGCACCAGCGTCTGATACGCGGCCGGCACCGCCCCCTTGGCCAGCGCCTTGGCCCCGCCCCCGACCCCATTGGCCAGGTTCCCGGCAACGACGTACACCCCCACGACGAGCAGCATCACGAAGCTGAGCCCCGCCGCGACAGCGGCACCCGCCACGACCCATGCCTTACGCACCGTCAACCGCCCCTCGCCCACCGGGAGTCCGCCCGCGCCAGTCTAGGAGCTTCCCCAGCGGAATCGCCCGCAACCAGGACGGCTGTGACACCGGGTCATGCACTCCGAGCCCGTCGCCGGCCCACCGAGTCTCACAACTCCCTTGCCGCCCCGGCAGATGACTGCCTAGCATCGCGTTCACAATCGCGAATCGAATGTTGTTCCGGTGCATCGGGGGCCTGGTATGACGTTGGTGATGGCGGTAGCCGCCATCTGGGGCGTGCTGCAGCTGTTCGCGATTTCCTGGCCGACGCGGTCGGTACGTCTGTCGACCGTGCTGTTGGCCTTCGCGGTGGGTGCGTACGGATGCGGTGTGGCGACGGCGTTGGTGCAGCTCGGCTACACCCGTAGCTACGCGGAACAGTCGGGGCAGTCGCTGGTGACGGTGGTGAACACCACCGGCTACCTGGTGGCTCCCTGGGTGGAGGAGTTGCTCAAGGCCACCCCGTTGCTGCTGGCGGGGTTGAGCCTGAAGGTCCGCCGCCAGTGGGGACTGACCGACTTCGTGGTCGTGGGCGCGGCGCTGGGCGCCGGGTTCGGGCTGCTGGAGGCGGTACTCCGGTTCGGCCTGGACGCGGACCGGGCGATGGTCCGCGACGGGGGTTGGATCGTCCCCGACAGCTTGTCCCCGCCGTACGTGCCGGGCCTGGGGCAGGTGCTGACGTCCTGGCTACCGGCACCATTCAGCCAGCTGAGCCTGGGCGGACCAGCAGTCACGGAAACGTTCACGCACCTGGTGTGGACGGCGACGGCCGGTTTCGGCGTCGGGCTGCTCTGGCGCACCCGCGGATCGTTACGCCTGCTCTCGATCCTTCCGATCACGGCCGCCGCCGCGCACCACACGGTGAACAACTACGCGGTACAGGAACACTCCGACAAAGCCGAGCAGTGGCTGGAGTCCCTGGACGGCGTGGCCTGGGCGGCACCACTCGTCTGCCTGGCCCTCGCCATGGTCATCGACCTGCGCCAACTCCACCGCGGCAAGCGCACCGTGCCCGGCATACTCCTCGCCTCCGAGCGCACCGACGGCGACAGCCCCGCAGCCCTCCTGCGCTACGCGGCCTGGCGCCTCCCATGGAGCCTGCTGATCGTCCTGCGCTACGTCAGACTGCGGCGCAGCTTGCTGTACGCCACCGCGTCGGCACCACCCGACGACACCAGGGACGTGCACCGACTGGTCGCGGGCATCACGACCCGGATGGACGCGTCCGACAACCAACACGCCTGGCAGGCCTTGAACATCCGCGCCTGGCTGAAGGCGGTTCGACGGTCCCGCCGCTCCCGGGAGCGATGGCTTCTCCTGATCCCCTGCGTGCTCATGCTCCCCGCACTCCTCTTCCTGGGCGTCGGCTCGTTCACCTCCACCGCCGGCCTCCAGGAGTACTTCAGCACCGGTGCGGGACCAAAGATCCTCATGGGCTTCGGCGCGGCCGCCCTGGCCTGGATCGCCTACCAACTCACCACCCTGATACGCACCTGGCGACAGACCTCCGCACAGCCACTGGCCGAACCACTGGCGGCCCACCGCTTCCGCCTCGGAACCGCGCTCGGAGCGGGAACCACCGGCGTCCTCCTCCTCTGGCGCGGCCTCGGAGACGCGGGCCCCGACGGCAGAGCCGTCCGCACGCTCCACCTCCTCGAGGCCCTGAACACCTTCCTGATCTACCTAGGCTTCGCCCTCCTCCTGCTCTCCCTCCTGGCCCTGTTCCCACCCGGAACCCTCGCCCTCGCCGGAACCGGAGCAGTCGGAGCCCTCACCACGGAGGCCGCACTCAACGCCGGCGTGCTTGGCACTGCCGGTGTCGTACTGATGGCGGTAGGTGCACAGGGAACGGGCGGGAGCGAACCGGGCAGCGGCAAGAGCGACGGGGTGCCGCAGTGGCTGCGTGACAAGTGGAACCAGGGGCGAGAGTTCAACAAAGAGAACTGGCCTCGCTACCCGGCCAACGAGGTCTACCTCGAGAACGGGAAGTTTCTCGACTCGTACCGACCCGGAAAGGAGATCGTCTCTCGCAAACAGACGCAGATATCGAAGCTCAAGCCGGAGTCGTTCAAGGAATATTTGCGTGAGATCAAGCAGAAGTACAAAGCGGGAACGAAAATACCGGATACACCAAAGGCGCGAGCAGAATACCCAAGCCTGATCGGGAAGCCCCTGAAGGGCAAATACTATCTGGAAGTCCCTGTCCAGTTGAAGCCTGTGCCAGACTGGGCGCTCAAGGAAGCAGCCAACCACGGCGTGATAATCCGTGACGTACAAGGTTTCATCTACCGGCTACCGAAGGGCACGGGCTGAATCAGCCATGATCTGGACCTACTGTGAGCAGTGGAACAACCTCACCGAGGCGCCCATTGAACCCTTGACTCCCGAGCAGGCCCAGGCCCGGCACATCTCCGGCGGGTTGTACACCGCGGTCGCCTCCCCTGCTGAGCAGTCCGCGCCGGCGCTACGGGTGGAAGTGCGACTGGAGACGGGCTACGCCTCGGTGATCTTCATGGACGAATTCGGTCGCGACATCCTGGACTACACATTCACTCTCATCAGTGGATCCTTCTTCTTGGAAACAGCAACCTCGCATGATTACGGCGATTCCCGGGAGCGAGGCGGATACGTAGACGCGGACCGCACCGAGACGTACGAGTTCACGATTGACGGTTCTGTGCAGCGCGAGGTCGAGGCAAGCGGCGGCGAATCGAAGGAAAGCCGCCATGGAGTCGATGTCTCCTCCAACTGGGAGCCCGTTCCGGCTTTCGGCGACTACACGTCACTGATCAGACGTGAACGCTGATCGCCGTATGCCGGCTTCGGCCGCGGCCGCGGCCGCAGCGCATTACCTGGCAGGTCATCGACCTCGGGCGGACGCGCTGACACGATCGTGGGCGTAAGAGGAGCCCGGACGCAGCACACGGAATCGGAAGGACCCGTCATGACCGCCTACGCCATAGCCCATCTGCGCGAGATCACCCCGCACGCCGAGATCGCCGAGTACATCGAGCGGATCACCGCCACCTTCGAGCCGTATGGCGGGCGGTTCCTGGTGCATGGGGTGAGGGAGCAGGAGACGGTGGAGGGCTATTGGCCCGGTGATGTGGTGATGATCGGGTTTCCCGGGATCGGACAGGCCCGGGAGTGGTGGGGCTCGGCCGCCTATCAGGAGATCGCCCCGCTCAGGTCACGGCACATCAAGGGCGACATCATCCTTGTCGAGGGGGTCGCCGAGGGCTACGACCCGGCCACCACCGCGCAGGCGCTCCGGGACGGCCTGGACGGCGACGCCTAGCGTCCCGTCAGTTCCGTCTCGCCCTTGCGGGTGTCTGACATGAGGTCCTGACGGATGTACCACTCCGTGCCGAGAATCCGTTCACGGGCCTTTGCGGGGAGCGTGGCCAGCAGCCCCGGTGCCGCCCCGCGCTGCGCCTCGCTGCGATGGGCGGACACGGCGGCCCACTTGCGGTCCAACCAGGGGCGTACGTCGACCGTGGTCGTGATCCGTTCGTCCGGGACCGTCCACATGTCCTCGCCCGCCTCCTCGAACTCGCGCAGAGCTCTGATCGCCGAGTGCGGGTGCGCGGCCAGGTAGAGCACGCCGGCCCGCCAAGGGGCGCCCGCCTCCGGGTACAGGCGCTCAAGTCCCGCAGCCTGTACCGCTAATGCGGTCACTCGGTGGGTGTGCACATGGTCCTCGTGGCCGGTCACACCGCCGTACGCGTCATGGGTGACCACGATCTCCGGACGGAACTCCCGTATGTGCGCGACCAGTCGGCCCACCGAGTCGTCCAGGGGCGCGTCGCAGAGACGGGGGCTGCCGGGGGCGGACGACGGCACGCGGGAGTCGGCGTATCCGAGCAGGCGAGGCTTCTCGGGAACACCCAATATCGTCAGCGCCTCCGCGAGTTCGCGGGCCCGATGCGTGCCCTCGGCCCACGTGGCCGTCACCACCGCCGTACGTCCGCCCTCGGCGGCGTTCCGGGCCAGCACCCCGCCCGAGAACAGGGACTCGTCGTCCGGGTGGGCATACACGGCGAGCAGACTTGGCATCGAGCGACCACCTCCACGGAAGCTCAGGCCCGTTCAGGGAACATTCAGGCCACTTGCACCTCCAACGGACACCGCACCCCCGTGAGTTCCTCCGACACCGTCCAAAGTCGCCGCGCCACCCCCGGGTCGCTCGCCGCCCGGGAGCGGCTCACCAGCGTGGGGCCGCCGCGCCACTCACCCCAGCCGTCGGGGCCGACGTAGCTCGCGCCGGGCAGGTCCTGGGTGGCGGCGTACAGGGTCGGCAGGGCGCCCGCGCGGTCGGACTGGGCCATGAAACGGTTGGAGAGCCGCATCCCGACCCGGGCCACGGGGCTGGCGGCGTGGCTCTGGAGGTTGGTGGCCGAGTACCCGGGGTGGGCGGCCAGGGCGCGCACCCGTGAGCCGGACTCGGTCAGCCGGCGCTGGAGTTCCAGCGTGAACAGCAGGTTCGCCAGCTTGGACTGGCCGTACGCGCGGCGCGGGTCGTAGTCCGCGTCCCGGTTCAGGTCGTCGAAGTGGATCGTGCCGTCGCCCCAGCGATGGGCGGCGGAGGAGACGGTGACGACGCGGCCGGTGATGTGCGGCAGCAGCAGGTTCGTCAGGGCGAAGTGCCCGAGGTGGTTGGTGCCGAACTGCATCTCGAAGCCGTCCTTGGTCCGCTGCTTCGGGAGCATCATCACGCCCGCGTTGTTGATCAGCAGATCCAACGGGCGGTCCTCCCAGCCCGCCGCGAACTCCCTCACAGAAGTCAGATCGGCCAGGTCGAGCCGCCGTACCTCCGTGCTGCCGTTCACCGTCGCGGCGGCGGCCCGGCCGCGCTCCGGATCCCGTACGGCGAAGACGACATGCGCGCCCGCGCGGGCCAGCGCGTCGGCGGCGGTGAGCCCGATACCGCTGTTGGCACCGGTGACGACGGCCGTACGGCCGTACAGATCGGGAAGATCGGCCGCGGTCCACCGCCGCTTCGTCTGCTGTTGCTTCGACTGCTGCTGCTTCGTCTCGGTCATGCCTCCCGAATGTAGGCGTCGCCAACAATGCTGTCAATGACAACAATGATGACGGCGCCAACAAAGTGGTCAAAGTCAACATCAAGCTACGATGGTGCGCATGCCCGAGACCCGCCCCTACCACCACGGAGACCTGCGCACCGCCCTGCTCACGGCAGCGGAACGCACCCTGCGGGAGAAGGGCGCCGGCTCCCTCTCACTGCGCGAACTGGCGCGCGAGGTCGGCGTCAGCCACGCCGCCCCCGGCCGGCACTTCAAGGACAAGCAGGCCCTGCTCAACGCCCTGGCGCTGACCGGGTTCGAGCGGCTCGCCCGCGCCCTGGCGGCGGCCGAGGATCCCGCGCTCCCCCTGGAGCCCCGGCTCACCGCCCTCGCCCGCGCCTACCTCGGCTTCGCCATCGACAACACCGAGCTGCTGGAACTGATGTACGCCCGCAAGCACGACCCCGACGCCTCCGAGCAGATGGCCGACGCCGTCGAGCAGACGATCGGGAGCCTGGACCGAGTCCTGGCGGACGCCCAGCGCCGCGGCGAGATCATCCAGGGCGACCCCGAGCAGCTCAACCTCGTCACCGGCGCCACGCTCCACGGCGTCGCCGGCTTCATCTCCGCCGGCTGGCTGACCCCGGAAGCGGCCCTGGCCGGCGCGGACGGTCTGGTCCACCTGCTGCTGCACGGCCTGAAGCCCCGCTGACCGCCAGCGACTTCGACCGCCGCCGAGGGCGTAGCCTTCACCCGGGGAACACGTGCCCGTAAGAGGGGTCAACGACGGAACCACACACAGGTTCCGCTCTCACTTCGTTGCCCGGCGTGACCAGCCGTGATACACAGAGTGACGATAAGACTCCAGACAAGGCGTTCGTACGAAACCCGCCAATCAATGACGCCAAGTCGACATACGACGGCGCCATTGTCGGCGACAATGAGGCCTGACCTCTGCGCCACGACAGAGGAAGTGGAACTACCCAACAGGGGCGGTGACTTACATGCTCTTTGCGGCCGATAAGGGAGACATCAACACCATCATCGGCGGGATCGCTCCGGACTGGGGCCCCTTCGGCAGCCTGGGCAACGAGGCCAAGGTGATGATCGAGGTGGTGATGGCCGTCGCCATCCTGCTCTGCCTCGGGATCGCCATCTGGGGCGCCGCCAAGCAGCGCATCGGCGCGACCGCGCTGCGCGACACCTTCAGCGCGGAGCAGGGCAAGGGTCTCATCATCGCGGGCCTGACCGGCGTCTTCATCATCGGATCGCTCGGCACGCTCTTCACCATCGTGTACGGCATGGCCGTGTAGCCGCGCCCGGTCCGGTCCCCGTCCCTCCCACCCGCCCGTCGTGCCCACCGGCTGAGGTTGCGTTTCCCTGATGTCGAGTCACCACACCGCGCCCGCGCGGGAACCAGCACGGCTACCGTCGTACTTCCACGGCTTCCACGGCTTCCGGTACGACGGTGAGGGGGCGTACACGGTATGAGTCTCGACGACGATCGGGAGTCCTCCGGCGGCTACGGAGGCACGGGCCAGACCCGCACGCGGCTGCCGGAGGGCGGCGGCGACACGTACGGCGGCGCCCGGCGCCCCACCCGCTCCTCTTCCCGAAGCCTGGTCACGGTGGTCGGCGTGGTCGTCCTCCTCATCGCGGCAATCGCCTTTGCGAACCGTGGGGGAGACGATTCGTCAGCCGACGACACGGCCACGGACAAACCACAGACCGAGTCCACCGCACCGAGCGGAGAGCGGCCCGTGGGGGCGGGGTTCGCGAGGGATGAGCAGGGGGCGGGGAGTGCGGCGGCGAACTATGCGGTGACGCTGGGTTCGACCGGGATGTTCAACAAGGACAGCCGGCACAGCATCGTCACCGACCTCTACACACCCACTGCCGCAGCACAGCTTCAAGGCGCCATGGATCAGGCGTATTCGGAAGACTTCCTCAGCAAGCTCGGTCTCGACGCGAACGGCCAAGCGCCTGAGGGCAGCACCTTCGTCTCGCGGACGATCCCCGTTGGAACCAAGGTCGAGCAGTTCAGTGACAGCAGCGCCAAGGTGGCGGTCTGGTACATGGGCCTGATCGGCATGTCCGGGGAGGCCTCGACCGACCCGGTGAGCTCGACCTGGAAGACGTGGACCTTCGACCTGCAGTGGACCGCCGGGGACTGGAAGATCACCGCGGACTCTCAGAAGGACGGTCCAGCACCAGTGCCTGGCGACGACAGAGCCGCCAGCTCGGACGAGATCAGCAAGGCCATCGAGGAGTACGGAGGGTTCACGTATGCCCGGTAGCGCGCATCGCGTCCTCAAGCTCGCAGGCCTGGTGGCAACCGTACAGACAACTGCCGTTCTGCTGGCCCCACATGCCGTCGCAGCCCCTACCCCCACTCCTACGCCGTCGTCGAGCAATGACCCTTGCGACCTGCTCATCGGTCCTGCGAAGCAGTACTGCGAAGAGGACAACGGCACTGGCCGCTCCGGCGGCTCCACGACCCTCGACCCCACCTCCACCCTCGACCCCCTCTCCTCCCTGGCCAAGGGCTGCGCGGACGCCGCCGCGTGGACCGTCGACAAGCTCAGTGAGGCCGTGAAGGACACCGCGAACGTCGACTTCACGAACCCCAAGTTCCTTCAGCAGTACGCGGTCGTGTTCGCGGCGTCCACGATCCTCACCCTCCTGCTGTGGCTGCTGGCCGTGGCCAAGCGAGCCGTCCGCGGCGTACCGCTCACCACCGCCATCAGCGAAGCCATCGGGTTCCTCTGGCTCACCGTGCTCGCGTCGGCCTTCACCCCCCTCATCCTCTACACCGTCGTATCGGCCACCGACGGCGTCTCAGAGGTGCTCGCCAAGACCACGGGCGACCAGACAAACGCCTTCTTCGGCACCTTCTCCGGCGCCCTGGAGAAGGGCGAGGACATCGGCGGCGGACCGATCATGCTGATCGTCGTGTCGCTCGTCTCCATCCTCGCCGCCGGAGTCCTCTGGCTGGAGCTCGTCATCCGCGCCGCCCTCCTCTACGTCGGCGCCCTCCTCGGCACCGTCGTCTACGCGGGCCTCGTCGACAAGAACCTGTGGGGACACGTCCGCCGTTGGGCGGGCATCATGATCGCCGTCATTCTGGTGAAGCCGGTCATCGTCATCGTCCTCGGGCTCGCCGGTGCCCTCTCCGCCGACGACGGACCCGACGCCTTCTCCGCCGTGGTCTCCGGCCTCGCCATCATCCTGCTCGCCATCTTCGCGTCGGCGATGATCTACCGCTTCGTCCCCGGCTTCGGCGACGAAATCGCCGGCTCCCGCAGCAACCGCATCATGCAGGGCGCCGAAGGCAAGGCCGCCGCCGTCATCAGCTCCCCCGCGACCCTCGTCGCCCAGGGCATCAAGACCCACAGCTCCCGCGCCGACAACAACGGCGGTCAGAGCGCCAGTACGCCCCGCCCCGCCAACCAGGCGGCCGGCGGAGTCGCCGCGCACAGCTCCCGCACCGCGAACGGAGGCGGCGGATCTGTCCCCTCCGCCGCACCCGTGCCCCGGTCCGGCAGCCCGGTGAACACACCCCACGCCAGCAACACCCGCAACAGCAGTACCAACCGCACGGGAGGTGAAGGGCGTTGACGACCGAGTCCCACGTGTCCCATGCGGTCACGCCCCGCCGTACATATCTGATCGGCCGCGCCAGGCCGAACGCGATCGTCGGCCGGAATCGTGAGACCGGCGAGATCGCGCTGATCATCGGCGGCGCGTTCCTCGGCATGATGTGCGGGCTCCTCGTCCCCGTCCTGTCCCTGCGCATCGTGCTGCTGATGGGCTTCCCCATGCTGGCGCTGGCCGCGGTCTACGTGCCGTACAAGCGCCGCACGTTCTACAAGTGGTTCGAGATCAACCGCAGCTTCAAGCGCACCCTGCGCTCCGGCACCGTCTACCGCTCGGCGGCGATGGAGGCCGGCACCCGGATCGACGGGCGCGAGATCGAGGTCGGGCCGCCGCCCGGAATCGGCCGGATCACCTGGCTCGCCGCCCCGTTCGGCCCCGACGAGATCGCCGTACTCCTGCACGCGGACCGCCGTACCGTCACCGC
Encoded proteins:
- a CDS encoding FAD-binding oxidoreductase codes for the protein MERRTFMAGGAAVLTAATTAACSGTGTGTGAKDRAGTRTTGPAPNPALRTTAASAPAPATWSALAQDLDGPLIRPGDTAWPSAHQLYNTRFDTLKPTAVAYVAHPDDIRTTLAYARAHNLRVAIRNGGHSYAGWSSGNGRLIIDVSKLNRIRTASGTAVIGAGAKLIDVYRGLAAKGVTIPAGSCPTVGVSGLTLGGGHGVVSRAYGLTCDSLTQATIITADGKQLTTNATKNKDLFWALRGAGNGNFGIVTELQFKTHPAPQAVTAYMSWPWSKAAAVLKAWQEWGPTQPDEIWSSFHLANATGGTPTVSVAAFSLGTYGELQNAVDRLADRIGAPATSVSLRRRSYEESMELYAGCSSFTTDAQCHLPGSTPGRSPQGALNRETYAAKSDFFDRSISAAGIQTLLAKMKSVRGGSGSIALTALGGAVNRVDPTATAFVHRRSRMLAQYIAAWRAGTSGTTAQSWLTEAHTAMKPYASGAAYQNYTDPALKDWRQAYYGDAAPRLARLKKQYDPKGFFTFPQAL
- a CDS encoding phosphatase PAP2 family protein, with protein sequence MAGLAASGSNPDVELLYDINGLAKDAPEWFDRVMEFVGEYGLLVAMVLVVVWCWWSVRRKGGEDAASSVAALVWAPLAAALAVLVNVPIRGFVERPRPFLDHQGLEVLVSGKTDFSFVSDHATITMAMGVGLFVANRKFGLLGIGLALLEGFCRIYMGVHYPTDVVGGFALGTAVTLLLSPVASALLTPVMKAVERSPRAGWLVRSLKESSYDGQGAVVPGARKENAGAEERDLAA
- a CDS encoding NlpC/P60 family protein — encoded protein: MGEGRLTVRKAWVVAGAAVAAGLSFVMLLVVGVYVVAGNLANGVGGGAKALAKGAVPAAYQTLVQKWGNLCPAINPALLAAQLYQESGFNPKAQSPAAAQGIAQFIPGTWATHGIDGDGDGDRDVWDPQDAIPSAASYDCELASYVKDVPGDATKNMLAAYNAGAYAVIKYGGVPPYSETQNYVKTITTLEQSFAAPVGRVDPSEQAAGAIAYAQKKLGTLYLWGGDGTAEDGGRFDCSGLTKAAYESVGVTLPRVANDQYNAGPHPARDELLPGDLVFFSDDLTNSRAIRHVGIYVGGGYMIDAPRTGAVIRFDPIDTPDYFGATRVTEDGAKALPTEV
- a CDS encoding PrsW family glutamic-type intramembrane protease, which translates into the protein MAVAAIWGVLQLFAISWPTRSVRLSTVLLAFAVGAYGCGVATALVQLGYTRSYAEQSGQSLVTVVNTTGYLVAPWVEELLKATPLLLAGLSLKVRRQWGLTDFVVVGAALGAGFGLLEAVLRFGLDADRAMVRDGGWIVPDSLSPPYVPGLGQVLTSWLPAPFSQLSLGGPAVTETFTHLVWTATAGFGVGLLWRTRGSLRLLSILPITAAAAHHTVNNYAVQEHSDKAEQWLESLDGVAWAAPLVCLALAMVIDLRQLHRGKRTVPGILLASERTDGDSPAALLRYAAWRLPWSLLIVLRYVRLRRSLLYATASAPPDDTRDVHRLVAGITTRMDASDNQHAWQALNIRAWLKAVRRSRRSRERWLLLIPCVLMLPALLFLGVGSFTSTAGLQEYFSTGAGPKILMGFGAAALAWIAYQLTTLIRTWRQTSAQPLAEPLAAHRFRLGTALGAGTTGVLLLWRGLGDAGPDGRAVRTLHLLEALNTFLIYLGFALLLLSLLALFPPGTLALAGTGAVGALTTEAALNAGVLGTAGVVLMAVGAQGTGGSEPGSGKSDGVPQWLRDKWNQGREFNKENWPRYPANEVYLENGKFLDSYRPGKEIVSRKQTQISKLKPESFKEYLREIKQKYKAGTKIPDTPKARAEYPSLIGKPLKGKYYLEVPVQLKPVPDWALKEAANHGVIIRDVQGFIYRLPKGTG
- a CDS encoding DUF1330 domain-containing protein, which encodes MTAYAIAHLREITPHAEIAEYIERITATFEPYGGRFLVHGVREQETVEGYWPGDVVMIGFPGIGQAREWWGSAAYQEIAPLRSRHIKGDIILVEGVAEGYDPATTAQALRDGLDGDA
- a CDS encoding PIG-L deacetylase family protein, producing the protein MPSLLAVYAHPDDESLFSGGVLARNAAEGGRTAVVTATWAEGTHRARELAEALTILGVPEKPRLLGYADSRVPSSAPGSPRLCDAPLDDSVGRLVAHIREFRPEIVVTHDAYGGVTGHEDHVHTHRVTALAVQAAGLERLYPEAGAPWRAGVLYLAAHPHSAIRALREFEEAGEDMWTVPDERITTTVDVRPWLDRKWAAVSAHRSEAQRGAAPGLLATLPAKARERILGTEWYIRQDLMSDTRKGETELTGR